The window ACAGTTACTGAAGCCAAGATTCAAAAGGCAATGGATGCCGTTATTGCGGGTAGAACAAGCTTTGTTATTGCTCACCGTTTGAAGACAATTCTAAATTCAGATAAAATAGTAGTATTGAAAGACGGAAACGTCATTGAAGAAGGAAACCACGACGAGCTACTTAAGAAACGTGGATTTTACTACGGACTATATACTAATCAAATGGCATTTGAATAATTTAGAGGGATCTTTTCCCTCTAATTTTAGTTAGGGGAAAATAAAAAAAGTGAAAAGAAAGCTACGAATTTTTTCTTTATTTACTGTCTTATTGAGCGTTTTTTTACTATCAGCATGTCGAAAAAATACACGTAATGTATACCAAGAAGTTAAAAGAAGTAATGAAATTACCTGGGGCGTTAAAGCTGATACACGTTTATTCGGTTTAATGAGCATTAAAACTGGAAAGATTGAGGGTTTTGAAGTTGATTTAGCTAATGCCTTGACCAAAGAAATGCTTGGAAAAGATGCTAAAGCCAATTTTGTACAAACTACTGCCAAAACTAAGATTCCATTATTAAAGAATGGAAATATTGATGCAGTTTTAGCTGCAATGACAATTACACCGGAGCGTAAAAAGCAGATTGATTTTAGTGAACCATACTTTTATGCTGGTCAATCTTTGTTAGTTAAGGAAGACTCAACAATTAAAAATGTTCAAGATCTAAATGGAAAAACAGCATTAGCTGTTAAAGGTACAACAGCTGTCGCTAATGTTAAAAAATTTGCTCCAAAAGCAAAAGTATTAGAATTTGACGATTATGGTCAAGCGTTCACTGCGCTAAAAGCAGGTCAGGGTCAAGCAATGACGACTGATAATGGTTTACTTGCTGGGATTGCTACTGAAAATAAGGGCTATAAGCTTGTTGGTGGTACATATACAAATGAACCATATGGTATTGCGGTAAATAAGGGACAGAAGCAGATGAAGAATGCAATTAATCGTGCTCTCAATAAATTAAAAAAAGATGGGACGTATAATGCATTAGTAAAGAAGTGGTTTAGTGGTATTCCAGGCTTTAATATTAAAGAGGCTGAAGGTGAAAAATAAATTTTTTACTTGCCTTTTTTGGAAAAATATTATTAAATGTAATCAACATTTAAATTTAAAAAGCGATGAAAAGAAAAGTAAATAATTTATTTCTTTTAGTGAGTTAACGATAGTGGAAAAGTTAGCAGACCCTGGATTATTGAAAGACACTTTTACAATGCTGCTGGCTGAAATCTCAGTGAGAGTAAGTTGAGCCGTAAGCGGTACGTTATCTAGCCGCTGGAGCATGTTTGTGCTCTAGTCAAGTTGGTCTTTAAGTAGACAATTTAGGTGGTACCGCGGAAAAAAGCCTTTCGTCCTGAGAAATATAGGAGCGAAGGGCTTTTTTCTTTACTCCAAATTAGAAAAGGAGTTATGTCTGAGTAGGCAATAGGTAAGCTATATTAAAGTTAATTTTAATAATTTTAGAGTAGAATGGAAAAGTGAGTAAAAAAGAGAGGGGAAGCACAATGGCTGCAATTATTGATTTTAAGCATGTAAATAAGTACTATGGTAAATTCCATGCTTTAAAGGATATAAATTTAAGTATTGAAGAGGGTCAAGTTGTTTCAATTATTGGACCATCTGGTTCTGGTAAAAGTACTTTGATTCGGACAATGAATGGGCTAGAGCGAATCAATTCTGGTACTTTGATGGTTACTGGCTATGATCTAGCAGATAAGCATACGGATTTAAACAAAATTCGTAAAAATGTGGGAATGGTTTTCCAGCATTTTAACTTGTATGACAACCATACTGTGCTTGAAAATATAACTTTAGCTCCTAAGATTGTTTTGCACCGTCCAGAGAAAGAAAACCACGATATTGCAATGGATCTTTTGAAAAAAGTAGGTCTTGAAGAAAAGGCTAATATGTATCCAAGACAATTATCTGGTGGACAAAAGCAACGTGTTGCAATTGCTCGTTCGTTAGCAATGAGACCAAAGGCTATTTTATTTGATGAACCAACTAGTGCGCTTGACCCAGAAATGATTCAAGATGTTTTAGATGTTATGAAGTACGTAGCAGATCAAGGAATTACAATGGTTGTTGTAACTCATGAAATGGGCTTTGCTCGTGAGGTTGGAGATAGACTTATTTTCTTTGATCAAGGAAGAATTTTAGAAGATGCTAAGCCAGAAGAGTTCTTCGAACATCCTAAGACTGAACGTGCGCGTCAATTTTTAAGTAAGGTTATTACTGAAAAGCTAGGTGGCTAAAATGAAAAAATCAATTAAGATTTTTATTTTACCTTTGGTATTAGTTTTACTGATTACTTTAACCGGATGTGCCAAAAAGCAAAAATCAAGTAATATTTATGAACAGGTTAAAGAAAGTAAAACCATTACTTGGGGCGTTAAGGCTGATACGCGATTATTTGGTTTAATGAGTATTAAAACTGGAAAAATCGAAGGCTTTGAAGTGGATTTAGCAAAAGCCTTAACTAAACAAATGTTAGGTAAAAATGCAAAAACTGAATTTGTGCAAACTACGCCTAAGACGAGAATTCCGCTACTTAAGAATGGTAACATTGATGCAATTTTAGCAACAATGACGATTACACCTGATCGTAAAAAACAAGTAACTTTTAGTGAACCATACTTTACTGCAGGTCAATCTTTACTAGTTAAAGATAATTCAACTATTAAGAATGTTAAGGATCTTAATGGTAAAACTGCTTTAGCGGTAAAGGGAACAACAGCAGTTGATAATGTTAAAAAATTTGCACCTAAAGCAAAAGTTTTAGAGTATGACGATTATGGTCAAGCTTTTACTGCCTTAAAAGCGGGACAAGGTCAAGCAATGACTACTGATAACGGTTTACTTGCCGGAATTGCGAGTGAAAATAAAGGCTATAAATTAGTTGGTGGTACCTACACCAGTGAGCCTTACGGGATTGCTGTAGAAAAAGGACAAACCGATTTTGCTGACCGTATTAATAAGGCACTAAATGAATTAAAGAAAAACGGAACATATCATCGTTTGTTAGTTAAATGGTTCAATGGTATTCCAGGATTTAACATTAAGGAGGTTGAAAATTCGTGATAGGGATTTTAACAAATCACTGGTCTGAATTCTTATCAGGCTTTTGGAACACAATCTTATGTAGTCTGATTGCCCTGTTCTTTAGTTTAATTCTTGGGGTAGGCTTTGCTTTATTAGAAGTTGCACCAAATAAGTTTGGTAGAGCAGTAGCACATGTCTATATTGAAATTTTTCGTAATATTCCTTTACTAGTTATTACAATGATTTTTTACCTTGTTGTACCGCAAATTTGGTTTAAGGTATCTGGTTTTGCAGCTGGTACAATTGGATTAACCTTGTATACTTCAGCTTTTATTGCGGAAACTGTTAGGGCAGGAATCAACTCAGTTGGAGATGGGCAAATGGAAGGAGCTCGTTCAAATGGGATGACTTATACGCAAGCAATGCGATATGTTATTTTGCCACAAGCTCTAAAGATTGTAATTCCTCCATTGGGCAATCAATTTATTAACTTAATTAAAAACTCATCGGTATTAGCCTTTGTAGCCGGTTTTGACTTGATGTATCAAGCAGATGTCATAGCTTTTTCATCTTTTGAAACTATTAATACCTATGTTGTTGTAGGTTTATTTTACTTAATTTTAACCTTGCCATTAAGTTATTACATGCGTCACTTAGAAAAGAAATTAGCCTAGGAAGGAGAAAAAGATGGAAAACTTTATTCATGCATATTCTTGGATTAACATTCGCTTTCTCTTACAAGGTTTGTGGGTGACTATATATGTATCCTTAATATCAATTGCCTTGAGTTTTATTCTAGGGCTAGTATTTGGTTTTATTCGATATGTGAAGATTAAGTATCTTTCAGCTGTTGTTGGTTTTGTGATTGATATTATAAGAAATTTACCGCTATTGTTGATAATCTTCTTTACGTACTTTGGATTGCCAGAGTTAGGAATTGTTACTAATCCAACAGTAGCATCGATTATTGCTCTAGTAGTATTTGAAGGAGCCATGCTTGCTGAAATTGTCAGAAGTGGTATTGCTGCTGTGGATCCGGGACAAATGGAAGGAGCTCGTTCAAACGGGATGACCTATATGCAGGCGATGTATCATGTGATCATTCCGCAAGCTCTTAATAAGATGATCCCGTCTCTTTTGTCACAATTCGTTTCATTAGTTAAAGACACGTCACTTGCAACAATTATTGTTTTGCCAGAGTTATTGTTCCATGCGCAAATTATTTATAGTCAAAATACAACCTACTTAATTCCAATGTATGTAATTATTGCAATTATGTATTTCATTGTTTGTTTCTCACTCTCAATGATTGCTAAGCATTTGCAAAGTAAGTATTAATTATGTGAAAAACCACGTGAGCTGAATTCACGTGGTTTTTTGTTGATTAATTATTTTTTATAAATTGTTTTAGTTCTTTTTGAGAGAAGTATGAACCATAATCTTCAGTTAATTGTTTTAAAATGAAGTCATTGCTCGCATTCAGTTTTCTACTGAGCTTAATCATCTTCTTAATAGCATCAACCCGCTCTTCTTCTTTTGCAACATATCGCATATCATCAAGTTTCATTTGGTAATCCATGAGCTCTTTCCTTCTTTCTGGATTAGTTTTATATTTCTCAACATCGCTTTGTAACTTTTGAATAAAGCTATCATTTGTATTAATTTTACCACGCATTAGATCAAAAAAGCCTTGCAGACGCGGCGTGATTTCCCCTTTTGTTCCACTTGCATTAAGCAAAATCAGATTTTGACCAATATTTAATGGATCATGTCTAAATCCCTCAGTGCTCCAAGTAGTATTATAGCGATATTGGTCAAGCCCAAGCGGATCGGTTGGTAGAATTAAAATTAAATACGTAGTAGGCAAGTTGCGATAATTTTCACCTTGCATAAATAGACTTTGATCCATCATTGAAAAATAATATCGCATCCGCTTTCCTAAAAAATCAGGCAGGGTCATTTGTAGTTCAATATCAAAGACTCGGCCTTTGTCATC of the Lactobacillus gasseri ATCC 33323 = JCM 1131 genome contains:
- a CDS encoding transporter substrate-binding domain-containing protein, producing MKRKLRIFSLFTVLLSVFLLSACRKNTRNVYQEVKRSNEITWGVKADTRLFGLMSIKTGKIEGFEVDLANALTKEMLGKDAKANFVQTTAKTKIPLLKNGNIDAVLAAMTITPERKKQIDFSEPYFYAGQSLLVKEDSTIKNVQDLNGKTALAVKGTTAVANVKKFAPKAKVLEFDDYGQAFTALKAGQGQAMTTDNGLLAGIATENKGYKLVGGTYTNEPYGIAVNKGQKQMKNAINRALNKLKKDGTYNALVKKWFSGIPGFNIKEAEGEK
- a CDS encoding amino acid ABC transporter ATP-binding protein, producing the protein MAAIIDFKHVNKYYGKFHALKDINLSIEEGQVVSIIGPSGSGKSTLIRTMNGLERINSGTLMVTGYDLADKHTDLNKIRKNVGMVFQHFNLYDNHTVLENITLAPKIVLHRPEKENHDIAMDLLKKVGLEEKANMYPRQLSGGQKQRVAIARSLAMRPKAILFDEPTSALDPEMIQDVLDVMKYVADQGITMVVVTHEMGFAREVGDRLIFFDQGRILEDAKPEEFFEHPKTERARQFLSKVITEKLGG
- a CDS encoding transporter substrate-binding domain-containing protein, which produces MKKSIKIFILPLVLVLLITLTGCAKKQKSSNIYEQVKESKTITWGVKADTRLFGLMSIKTGKIEGFEVDLAKALTKQMLGKNAKTEFVQTTPKTRIPLLKNGNIDAILATMTITPDRKKQVTFSEPYFTAGQSLLVKDNSTIKNVKDLNGKTALAVKGTTAVDNVKKFAPKAKVLEYDDYGQAFTALKAGQGQAMTTDNGLLAGIASENKGYKLVGGTYTSEPYGIAVEKGQTDFADRINKALNELKKNGTYHRLLVKWFNGIPGFNIKEVENS
- a CDS encoding amino acid ABC transporter permease, translating into MIGILTNHWSEFLSGFWNTILCSLIALFFSLILGVGFALLEVAPNKFGRAVAHVYIEIFRNIPLLVITMIFYLVVPQIWFKVSGFAAGTIGLTLYTSAFIAETVRAGINSVGDGQMEGARSNGMTYTQAMRYVILPQALKIVIPPLGNQFINLIKNSSVLAFVAGFDLMYQADVIAFSSFETINTYVVVGLFYLILTLPLSYYMRHLEKKLA
- a CDS encoding amino acid ABC transporter permease, with product MENFIHAYSWINIRFLLQGLWVTIYVSLISIALSFILGLVFGFIRYVKIKYLSAVVGFVIDIIRNLPLLLIIFFTYFGLPELGIVTNPTVASIIALVVFEGAMLAEIVRSGIAAVDPGQMEGARSNGMTYMQAMYHVIIPQALNKMIPSLLSQFVSLVKDTSLATIIVLPELLFHAQIIYSQNTTYLIPMYVIIAIMYFIVCFSLSMIAKHLQSKY
- a CDS encoding Rpn family recombination-promoting nuclease/putative transposase, producing the protein MNRKELEKRVDEADITADPIFSWVMEQGNNCRDLLRAIAPELHIQTAGFETQKRLKFHPAMHGIIPDIYATDDKGRVFDIELQMTLPDFLGKRMRYYFSMMDQSLFMQGENYRNLPTTYLILILPTDPLGLDQYRYNTTWSTEGFRHDPLNIGQNLILLNASGTKGEITPRLQGFFDLMRGKINTNDSFIQKLQSDVEKYKTNPERRKELMDYQMKLDDMRYVAKEEERVDAIKKMIKLSRKLNASNDFILKQLTEDYGSYFSQKELKQFIKNN